The sequence TAAATCAGGGCTAAACATCTTTCGGGATTTTCTTGCACCTTTAGTACTTTTCTATCATGTAAATAATATAGATAACTTACTGTAGTCAAAGACTTTTTTACCCATATTTCAACACCTGTCAATTCCTGCCTTTTCCTCAAAAAACGGACTTCTAATCCGTAGGTTCTGAGTTCGAATCCCTGTGGGCGGGCCAATGATTTCAGGTACTTATGAGCTTTCGTAGGTGTCTTTTTTAAAAGAAGAGAGCAACGACTGATTTCTCTCGACCATATCCACCTCCTTTTTCTAGAAAATCTGTCTGCCTATGACTTGTTTCTTTTAGAAAATCCTGTTAATGGTGCATCTATGAGTGAGGATTATCTTTTTGTTTACGGGACACTAAAGAAGGGCTTTGTGAATCACTCATATCTTAGGGGTGCCAAATTTGTTGGTAAGGCATATACCAAATCAAAATATGCACTCTATGTGGGGGAGTACCCATTCGTTGTCAAGAATCAGCCTCTTTCCAACATTTTTGGTGAATTATATGAAATTAATGAAGCGATCCTATCTCACGTGGATGAGCTAGAGGAACATCCTGACTTATACTGTAGGGAAAAGGTCCCTGTTATAATTGAAGAGAAAGAGGAAGAGGTCTTGGCTTGGATATACTTTTTCCCAAGACCCAGGGGAAGGCTTGTAAGGGATGGGGTCTTCAAGTAGATCGTGATGCCACCATAGGGCATTGTTGCCCTAGGTGGATCTCTTAGTTTTCATACTCCCATGGAAATTTTATATTATATTTTTTTATCTTATAACCAATTTGCCTTTGCGTAAGCCCCAGTTCTCTGGCAGCCCTTGCCTGTATCCAACCATTTCTAGCGAGGGCAGATATTATTTCCCGCCTTTCCAGTTCCTTTAGGGTTGTAGCTTGTGTTACGGTCTCTTCGTTATGCCCTTCATTTCTGGTTGGCGGTCTGTGGTTGGAGCAGGCTACTTTTTCATCGACATTTATGTACATAGGTAAGTTCTGAGGCAGGATCCGCGAAGTTTCAGACATTATTACGAGCTGTTCAATTAGATTTTCCAGTTCTCTCACATTACCAGGCCAGTTGTATTTTAGGAGGATGTCAAGGGCTTCCTTTGATATAGTGACATGTCTTTTGTGCCTCTTGTTACTTTCCCTCAAGAAATGGTCTATTAGGGGGGGGATATCCGATTTTCGTGACCGCAAGGGCGGTATTGGAATTGGTACTACATTTAGCCTATAGTACAAATCTTCTCGGAATCTTCCCTTTGAAACCTCATCGTGGAGGTCTCTGTTGGTTGCAGCAATCAGCCTCACGTCCACGGATATGGTCTTGGTGCCCCCAAGCCTCTCGAATTCCCTTTCCTGGATTACTCGCAAGAGCTTGGCCTGGATAGAGATTGGCATCTCTCCTATTTCGTCCAGAAACAGTGTGCCTCCGTGGGCAAGTTCAAAGCGCCCCATTCTCTTGGAGCTGGCCCCTGTAAAGGCGCCCTTTTCATGGCCAAAGAGCTCACTTTCTAGGAGATTTTCTGGTAGCGCAGCACAATTCACCTTGATGAATGGGCCATTTGCCCTGTCGCTAGCTTGATGAATCGCCCTTGCTATTAATTCCTTACCAGTCCCTGATTCTCCTAATATGAGCACTGTGGCAGTGCTTGGTGCGACTCTCTTTATTATCTTAAAGATGTCTCTAAGGGCCTTAGAGTTCCCCACTATATTGGGAAAACTGTATTTGCTCTGGAGTTCAGCCTTTAGATCCAGATTCTCTTCAACGAGTTTGGCGTGTTTGAGTTTGATGGCATTATTTAGGAGTAGAAATTGTCCGATTAGGGTGGCAACTACAGATAGAAAACTGATGTCTTCCTCAAACGAGATATTGGGCCCAAAGAGCCTATCCACGGTCAATACCCCAACGGCCTCATTGTTTAATACGATAGGGACACCTATAAACGAAATAGTGCCTTTTTTGAGATTTTTTCTAGCCCCAGTCTTGTTCAGAAATAGTGGTTCGCTATTTACGTCTTTAACTACGAAAGGGGTGGCAGTCCTAAATACCTTTCCGCACACCCCTTCGGAAATCTTATAAATTCCCCTTTTTTCCTGTTCTGGGGTCAGTCCATACGATGCCCTTATCTTAAGGGTAGTCCCAGATTCATCTAACAATAGGAGGGTTGCCCTCTCCATTTTTAGTCTCTTGTTTAGGATGTACAACACCTTGTTAAGGGCTTTGTCCAGATCTAGAGCTGAACCTATGAGCTTAGCTATCTCGTAAAGTGTCTCGAGTTCCAGCCCTTTTATATTAAGGTCATTTGTTTTAATGAAAGTCATACGACTCCGGGTCCCTTTTTGAATGATATTGGTCCTCATGGCTACTCCTTTTCTCCTTCAAAGCTATTAAAGCAAAAACTGTTCCAGGAGGTAAGATTAATTATTTCAGCATGTTATGCTTAAGAGGTTAGTGGTTCTCTCAATTGCATAACAATTTTGTGGATCATTTTAGTTGAAAAATTACAAAATTGTTAACTAATTCCGTTCTGGGACATTCCTTACAGAATTGTTACAGATATTTCAAAAATGAATCTTTTATTTCATAAACGAGTATCCTGCCTTGATGGATTTTTTTGTGATCTTAGTTTGTGTTTTTTATGAAAAAACAATGAAATCAATATATTAACATTCCATGATAGAGTTTGTTCCCTCCTTTGGCATCGGTCTTGCTCTGTAAGAAGGCAAAACCAAAAAAAACCGGAGGAGTGATGCTATGAGAAAAATTGCTATTTACGGAAAAGGCGGAATTGGAAAGTCAACCACCACCCAGAATACAGTGGCTGGCCTTGCCGAGATGGGCAAGCGCGTGATGATCGTTGGTTGCGACCCAAAGGCAGATGCTACAAGGCTCATGCTGGGCGGCATGGCTCAAAAGACAGTGCTGGATACCATGAGAGAAGAGGGTGAGGACGTTGAACTCGATGACGTCATGAAAGAGGGATTCAAGGGCGTGAGATGTGTGGAGTCTGGTGGGCCTGAACCAGGCGTTGGTTGCGCTGGAAGGGGTATCATTACATCCATCAGTCTCCTTGAACAACTAGGAGCATATGATGATGAGCATGAACTCGATTACGTCTTTTACGATGTCCTTGGAGACGTTGTCTGTGGTGGGTTCGCCATGCCAATTCGTGAAGGTAAGGCAGAGGAGATCTATATCGTTCTATCTGGCGAGATGATGGCGATGTATGCCGCCAACAACATTAGTAAGGGCATCAGGAAGTATGCAGAGTCTGGGAAGGTGAGGCTTGGCGGTCTCATCTGTAACAGCAGGAAGGTCGACAGGGAGGAAGAGCTCATCCGGGCCTTTGCAGAAAGGCTTGGGACACAGATGCTCTATTTTGTCCCCAGAGACAATATAGTCCAAAAGGCTGAGATCCACAGAAAGACTGTCATAGACTATTCCCCTGATCATCCACAGGCAGACCATTATAGAAACCTGGCAAAGGCCATCGAGGACAATGACATGTTCGTCATCCCGAAACCAATGACTCAGGACGAACTCGAATCTCTTCTCATGGAATACGGTCTATACGACTAAAAAAGGAGGAAATGAAAAATGATGACAATGATAAGGGCCATAGTGAGGCCTGAAAAATCCGACGCGGTGATGAGTGCCCTTCTCGACGCAGGATATCCAGCAGTCACAAAGATTGAGGTCTATGGAAGGGGAAAGCAGAGGGGAATCAAGGTAGGGGATGTCTACTATGACGAACTTCCCAAGGTAATGCTCTTTACAGTTGTCCCTGAAGAAGAAAAGGACCTCGTGGTCAAGGCCATAATGGAGAGTGCAAAGACAGGAGAAAAGGGCGCCTTTGGTGACGGCAAGATCTTCGTCTCCCCAGTTGAAGAGATCTACACCATCAGTTCAGGGACAAAGGAGGCGTGATAATGAAGGAAGTGGTTGCCGTCATAAGGATAAACAAGATGAACCAGACCAAAGAGGCCCTTGTCCAGGCTGGATTCCCCGCATTTACAGCGACAAAGGTGATGGGAAGGGGGAAAAAGGCACTGGACCAGAAGTTGGTCGCCGCCATCGAGGAAAACCCTGAAGACAGTCTGGATGCCCTCTCCCTGGTGGCTCAGGGACCGAGGCTAATGCCAAAACGAATGGTGAAGTTGGTGGTACCTGATAGTGCTGTGAGTGAGGTGGTTGAGACAATAATCAAGGTGAACCAGACTAATAGCCCGGGAGATGGGAAGATATTCGTCTTACCTATTTCAGACGTAGTAAGGGTTAGAACTGGCGAGACCGGAGAACAGGCAATTGATGAGATGATGAGTGCCTGAAATCTAGCAGGAGGATGAGCGATATGACTGCTGTAATAGAAGAAAAGAGGCGAGACATAGATTTCGATATAGAAGACGTCGTTGAAAATATTATAAGGGTCTATCCAACAAAGGTGGCCAAAAAGAGGAGAAAACACATTGTTGTACGAGACCCTTCAGAACCTCAGGAAATAGAGGCCAATGTCCGTACGGTGCCAGGAATAATTACCCAGCGCGGTTGCTGTTTTGCCGGGTGTAAGGGAGTTGTCATAGGCCCAATAGTGGACATGATTCACATAGTCCATGGGCCGATTGGCTGCTCTTACTATTCCTGGATGACCCGCAGAAACCAGGGGGTTCCAAGGGAAGACGGGCACTATTACCTGGAATATTGTTTCTCCACAGACATGCAGGAGGACAATATCATCTTCGGAGGTGAGAAAAAGTTAAGGGCCGCAATACGAGAGGCCTATGAAATCTTTAAACCCAAGGCCATAAGCATTCACGCAACGTGCCCTGTAGGCCTTATTGGCGATGACATTCATACCGTTGCCAAGGAAATGAGTAAAGAGCTTGGCATCGATATAGTTGCCTTCAGTTGTGAAGGATATCGTGGTGTTAGCCAGTCTGCAGGCCATCATATAGCAAATAATGGCCTTTTTGAACACATTGTTGGAAAAGATGACATAGAGCTGGACGGTTACACAGTAAACTGTCTGGGAGAATACAACATTGGTGGAGATGCGTGGGAGATTGAACGCATCCTTGATCGCTGTGGTATCAAGGTGGCCTCTACCTTTAGCGGTAACGGTTCCTACACTGAATACAGGCGTGCTCACATGGCAAACGTCAACCTCGTTCAGTGTCACCGTTCAATAAATTACATGGCAGAGATGATGGAGACTAAGTTCGGTATTCCATGGATTAAGGTGAATTTCATTGGCGTAAAGGCCACTTCAAAATCTCTTAGAAAGCTTGCAGCCTTCTTTGAGGACGATGCCCTTACAGAGCAGATTGAAAAGGTTATTGAAGAAGAAGAAAGAGCGGCTGAAGAGGCCATAGCTCCTTACAGGGAAAGGCTTGAGGGCAAGACCGCTTTCCTCTTTGTAGGAGGCTCCAGGGCCCACCATTATCAAGATCTTTTTAGAGATCTTGGAATGAAGACCATTGTGGCAGGCTATGAGTTTGCCCACAGGGATGATTACGAAGGACGTGATGTACTCCCTTACATTAAAGTCGATGCAGACAGTAGGAACATCCCAGAACTTGATGTAGAGCCTGATCCAGAGCGTTTTAAACCAAGGAAAGACCCTGAGAAGCTTAAAAAATTGAAGGAAATGGGCATCGTAGACACCTACGAGGGAATGATGAAGGACATGGGGTCTGGGACCCTGGTGGTAGACGATATCAGCCATTTCGAACTCGAATACCTAATGAAAGAACTGAAGCCAGACATTGTCTGTTCAGGCATTAAGGACAAGTACGTAATCCAGAAGATGGGGGTGCCATCTAAGCAGCTTCACAACTACGACTATAGCGGTCCCTTTGCTGGCTATAAAGGCGCAGTGAATTTTGCAAAGGAAATCGACATGTTAATCAATAATCCGTCGTGGTCCTTTGCAAAGGCCCCATGGGAAGCATCTCCACTCATAAAGGGCGCTCTTATTATTGAGTAGAAGGAGGATCTAGAACATGCTCAACATGACACCAAAAGAGATATTTGAAAGAAAGGCCTTGAGAATAAATCCTGCCAAGACCTGTCAACCTATTGGGGCCCTTTATGCATCACTTGGTATCCACAACTGTCTTCCCCATAGCCATGGGAGCCAGGGCTGTTGTGCATATCACAGGAGCCATCTAACACGTCATTACAAAGAGCCCATAATGGCATCTACAAGTTCATTTACTGAAGGCTCCTCAGTCTTTGGAGGGGGTGCAAATCTTAGACAGGCCTTGAAGACCATATTTCAGGTCTATGACCCAGAGATCGTGGCAGTACATACCACGTGTCTGTCTGAGACCATTGGAGACGATCTCCCAAGCCTAATAAAAAAGGCGAGGGAAGACGGGATAATTCCTGAGGGAAAGTTCGTAATCCATACAAATACACCAAGCTATGTGGGTTCGCATGTCACTGGATTCTCCAACATGACAGCGGCCATGGTCAAGTATTTTGCGAAAAAAAATGGTGCCTCTAAAGACACCATAAACGTCGTTCCAGGATACGTTGAGCCATCTGACATGCGCGAGATCAAGAGACTGGTTGGTCAAATGGGGATAAAGTACATACTCTTCCCCGATACCTCAGACGTCCTTGACTCGCCACAGAGGGCGCGATTCAGCATGTATCCAAAGGGAGGAGTGAAAATTGAGGATCTCAAGGACACAGGATCATCAAAGATTACGCTTTCCCTGGGAAAATTTGCATCAGAAGGTGCGGCAACACTCTTGGATCAGATGTGTGAGGTACCATACAAGGTCCTTGATCTACCCATAGGTATTGCGGCAACAGACAGGTTCATCGAGGCCCTCATTGAAGTTACTGGCAAAGAGCCCCCTGAATCCATAACAGATGAAAGGGGGAGGGTCGTGGACATAATGACTGATATGCTCCAGTATTTTCATGGAAAAAAGGTCGCCGTATTTGGAGATCCAGACCAGGTGATTAGCATGACGGAATTCCTGGTTCATCTCGGAATGAAACCCGTACACATAGTCACAGGGACTCCTGGTAAGTACTTTGAAAGACGCATAAAGGAAATAGTTAAAGGCGTGGTGGACAATCCGAATGTAAAGGCCTTCGGGGACCTCTTTTTGCTCCATCAGTGGATCAAAAATGAACCAGTTGATCTGTTGATTGGTAATACCTACGGCAAATACATTGCAAGGGCCGAAGACATCCCGTTTGTGCGTTTTGGATTCCCAATTCTAGACAGGATCGGTCATAGCTACTTCCCAACCGTGGGCTATAGAGGGGCTATGAGATTACTTGAAAAGATGCTCGATGCCCTTCTGGACAGACAGGATCGAGATGCCCCAGATTCCAAATTCGAACTTGTAATGTAGTGCATAAAAAGGGGGCAAAATTTCTTAATTGCCCCCTCTAACCCTAAATTCACTGGAGAGAATCATGAACGGAGTCGTCTTAAAAGAACGTACAGGACAGGTGTATGAAAAGGGTGCCGGTCCTTTTAAGTTGCAATGCAACTTAGACAGTCTGCCTGGCGCAGTGAGTCAGAGGGCGTGTGTCTTCTGCGGCTCAAGGGTGGTGCTCTACCCCATCACAGATGCCTTGCATCTTATTCATGGTCCCATCGGCTGCGCCGTCTATACATGGGATATTCGGGGAGCCCTTTCCTCAGATCGTGAACTTCACAGATTCAGCTTCTCAACAGATTTGCGGGAAAAAGACGTGATCTTCGGTGGTGAAAAGAAACTTGAGGCAGCTCTCTTGGAACTCATCGAAAGATATAATCCAGAAGCTGCATTTGTGTATTCAACTTGCATCGTTGGGATCATTGGAGATGACATTGGTGCGGTATGTAAGAGGGTATCCAAAAAAACTGGGATCAAGTGCATTCCAGTCCAGTCTGAGGGGTTCAAGGGGAACAAAAGGGCTGGCTATGAGGCCGCCTGCAGGGCACTGATCAATTTGATAGGCGATGGAGATATAGAAGGGATCTCCCCCTTTAGCGTCAACATACTCGGAGACTTTAATCTCGCAGGAGAGATCTGGATCATAAAGGACTATTACAGACGGATGGGGATTGAAGTGGTCTCCACCATTACCGGTGATGGAAGGGTCAAAGATATTAGCAGGGCCCACGGGGCCAAGTTGAATGTGGTGCAGTGCTCTGGTGCAACCTTGGCACTGGCCAAGATGATGAAGGAAAAATACGGGATCCCGTACATAAGGGTCTCATATTTTGGTGTGGATGACATGGCTGATGCCCTCTACAGGGTGGCGGACTTCTTTAAAGACAGACAGATTATGGAAAATACAAAGGCCCTCATAAATGACGAACTGAATAAGCTCTATCCAGCTCTCAAAGAATTTCGGAGGGAACTGGCTGGTAAGAGGGCTGCCATCTATGTGGGAGGGGCATTTAAGGCCTTCTCGCTTATAAAGGCCTTCAGGCTCCTGGGAATGAAGGTGGTCCTTGTGGGATCCCAAACCGGGACCAAAGAGGACTACGAAGAGCTTGAGGCCATCACAGACCCAGGGACCATCATTGTTGATGATTCAAACCCCCTTGAGCTCTCGGAATTTCTCAAAGAAAAGAAGGTAGACATCTTTGTCGGTGGAGTGAAGGAACGGCCCATTGCATACAAGCTGGGGATAGGTTTCTGCGACCACAATCATGAGAGAAAAGAGGCCTTAGAGGGGTTCATAGGCATGTATAACTTTGCAAAAGAGGTCTATTCCACTGTCATGAGCCCGGTTTGGCGTTTTGTGCCAAGAAAGGAGGGCTAAAGATGAAACAATACGTATCAACCACCAATGCCTGTAAACTCTGTAGACCCATAGGGGCATGTCTTGCCTTCAGAGGGGTTGAAGGAGCAGTACCCTTTTTACACGGGTCTCAGGGGTGTGCAACCTATATGAGACGATACATCATAAGTCACTTTGGAGAACCCATAGATATAGCTTCATCAGCCCTGGGGGAAAAGCACGCCGTATTTGGCGGCGGCCCCAATCTCAAACAGGGGATCATAAATGTTATCAAAAAGTACGAGCCCTCTCTAATTGGTGTTGCCACCACCTGTCTCACTGAGACTATTGGCGACGATGTCTCCATGATGCTCGATGAGTTCAAGAGGGAATTTCTGGCTGATGCAGATAGCCCAATCCTCATTAATACCTCCACCCCAAGTTATGCAGGGACCCATATGGAGGGTTTCAGAGGGGCAACTAGAAGCATCGTAGAGAAACTGGCCCAGCATCGGCTTACAAGTGCAGAAGAAAAAAGGGTGAATCTCCTGCCTGGTTTTTTGTCGCCCCAGGATATCAGATACTTGAAAGAGCTATCTCGAGATTTTGAACTTCCACTCACTATTCTGCCGGACCTATCAGAGACTCTTGATGCTCCAATACTGCTGGAATATCCGAAGATTCCTGCTGGTGGAACCCCTATAGATGCCATCAGAGACATGGGTAGCGCCTGTGCATCTATTGAGTTCGGTCGTACGGTTTCAGATGAGTTGTCTGCGGCATTATATCTTCGTGAGAGGTTTGGAGTCCAGGACTTTAGGATAGGAACGCCAATAGGCATACGAGAGTCAGATCGTTTTTTCAGTCTTCTGGAAAAGATTTCAGGGAAAAAGACCCCATCCTTTCACAGAGAGGAAAGGGATAGGCTCATCGATGCCATGGTAGACGGCCACAAGTATGTCTTTGGAAAGAAGGTCGTGGTCTATGGTGAGGAGGATCTGGTGGTGGGCATAACCTCATTTTTAGCAGAGATAGGTGCAAGGCCTGTTCTCTGTGCCACAGGAGGAAAGAGCGGAAGGTTCAAGAGCGCAATCAAGTCCGTTGTAGACGGTATCTTGAGGGATTTACCAGAGATTAGAGAAGATGTGGACTTTTGGGAGATAGAAGAGCTTACAAGGCAGCTGGAGCCAGATCTCATTATGGGGCACAGCAAAGGTTACAAGATCTCGAGGGCCCTTGGAATCCCACTTATTCGCATAGGATTTCCCATTCACGATCGTATAGGTGGACAGCGAATTCTTCACATAGGCTACCGAGGGGCCCAGATGCTATTTGACAGGGTAGCGAATGCAATCATCGCCAAGAAACAAAGAGATTCTGACATAGGTTACGGATATTTTTAAAATATTCAATGGACAGAAAGGAAGGTCATCATGATATTACATCCATGTTTCAACGAAAAGGTCAAGGGACAATGCGGCAGAGTGCATCTTCCTGTGGCTCCAAAATGTAATATTAAATGTAATTACTGTGATAGGAAGTACGACTGTGTAAATGAAAGCAGGCCTGGTGTCACAAGCACTGTGCTTTCGCCATATCAAGCAGTTGCCTATTTAAAGAAGGTCCTAGAAAAAGAACCCCGTATCACAGTTGTAGGCATTGCCGGCCCTGGGGATCCGTTTGCAAACCCAGTGGAGACAATGGAGACCTTGAGGCTTGTTAAAAAGGAATTTCCAGACATCATACTCTGTCTTGCCACAAATGGTCTAAATATTGGTCCATATGTAGAGGAACTTAAAGATATTGGCGTAACCCACGTGACCATCACTATCAACGCAGTGGACCCCAAGATTGGGAGCAAGATATATAGCTGGGTAAGGGATGGAAAGGTGGTTTATAGAGGCATAAAGGGCGCTGAATTGCTGCTTAGAAGGCAAAAAGAGGCCATAAAAAAATTAAAAGATTGTGGTATCACCGTAAAGACTAACTATATAGTGATCCCTGGTATAAATGATCATCATGTAGCTGATGTGGCCAGGGAAATGAAGGGCTACGGCGTGGATCTCTTCAATTGTATGGCCATGTTTCCCAATCCTGGAGCCCCATTTGGAACGTTGCCTCAGCCGTCAAAGGACGAAATGGATCGCGTAAGGGCCATTGCAGAGGAATACCTTCCCCAGATGCGCCACTGTACAAGGTGTAGGGCAGATGCAGTGGGGTTATTGGAGGCGGATAGAACAGACGAATTCAGGGGATGTCTATCAGCGTGCTCCAAGCTTTCCATTGATGGTTCGAAGGACCGCAAATATGTAGCAGTGGCTACCAGGGAAGGGATATTGGTAAATCAACATCTGGGTGAAGCAACATCCCTAGAGATATGGGGAAAGAGTGGAGATGGTTTCAAGTTGATTTGTAAAAGGGAAACACCACCTCCTGGAACTGGTATACGTCGCTGGGTAAAGCTGTCCCAACTCCTCTTTGATTGTAAATATCTTTTGGTAAGCGGGATTGGTGAAAATCCAAGACAGATCCTTGAGAAGTCGGGTATAAGACCCATAGAGATGTCAGGTTTCATTGAAGAGGGATTAGATGCCATCTTCAATGACGGTAACATCAACGCCTTTAAAAAGAGAAAAAAGGCCTGTTGTTCTGGGGGCATGGGGCGAAAAGGATGCCTTTAGCAGAAATTCCGAGTATTATGAATTAAAGGGCCTATTGTCGGCGTTATAGTTTTGCCAAGAGTACAATGAAATGGAGTGTACTGGAATGAAAATAACCAAACCCAAATTCAGAGTCAGTGAAAAGGATCGATCTCCACCGGATATCTCGGTGGGAAATGGAAACTATGAACTCAAAGGCAGGATTTGGCTTGAAGGCTCATCAGGCACTTTTCTTGGTTATGGTAGAGTAGTGCTTTTAGAGCGAATTAAGAAGTATGGATCGATCTCTAAGGCAGCCCGTTCCATGGGCATGTCATATAGACATGCATGGGAGCTTGTGGATTCTATCAATCGTAATGCCAAGTCCCCTCTCGTGATTACCTCTATAGGGGGGAAAGGAGGCGGGGGAGCCCAAGTCACCAGGGAAGGTGAAAGGGCAATAGAATTTTTCTGGAGGCTCTATTCTAAATTTGAAACCTTTTTAAAGGAAGAGATGAAGAGCCTGGATTTTTAAGTGAAGCTCCTTTGTACGATGCAAGGCTGGTCCCACCAAATTCGGATTTATCAGGATATTGAGATGTTGATAATATATAGAGGGTCAAGTGGTAAGTAAGCGATATATCTCTGCTATCCTTCTATGTAGATGAGAAACATCTTTGACCAAGACATAGTTAACTTCCCCATACATGTGGGGCAGATATTGTTTGGCTTCTTTGTCTATGGTTATGCAGAATGGTTTTATGCCTTGTTCTCGTGCCTCTAGGAGCGCCTTCCTCGTATCTTCTATTGCATAAGGTCCTTTATACTCATCATAGTCCTCGGGCTTTCCGTCACTCAAGGTGACAAGTATTTTAAGTCTGGCCTCAACCTCCTTGAAGAGTTTAGTGACATGTCTGATTGCCGGTCCCATTCTCGTATAATCTCGTGGTGTTATCCCGCTTATTTTTGCCTTGACACTGTGGCCATATGCCTCATCAAAATCTTTTATACGGAAGAAGTGACAGCCAGTGCGTCTCATGCCTGAGAAGCCATAAATGGCATATTGGTCCTCTAA comes from Dissulfuribacter thermophilus and encodes:
- a CDS encoding nitrogenase component 1 produces the protein MKQYVSTTNACKLCRPIGACLAFRGVEGAVPFLHGSQGCATYMRRYIISHFGEPIDIASSALGEKHAVFGGGPNLKQGIINVIKKYEPSLIGVATTCLTETIGDDVSMMLDEFKREFLADADSPILINTSTPSYAGTHMEGFRGATRSIVEKLAQHRLTSAEEKRVNLLPGFLSPQDIRYLKELSRDFELPLTILPDLSETLDAPILLEYPKIPAGGTPIDAIRDMGSACASIEFGRTVSDELSAALYLRERFGVQDFRIGTPIGIRESDRFFSLLEKISGKKTPSFHREERDRLIDAMVDGHKYVFGKKVVVYGEEDLVVGITSFLAEIGARPVLCATGGKSGRFKSAIKSVVDGILRDLPEIREDVDFWEIEELTRQLEPDLIMGHSKGYKISRALGIPLIRIGFPIHDRIGGQRILHIGYRGAQMLFDRVANAIIAKKQRDSDIGYGYF
- a CDS encoding winged helix-turn-helix domain-containing protein produces the protein MKITKPKFRVSEKDRSPPDISVGNGNYELKGRIWLEGSSGTFLGYGRVVLLERIKKYGSISKAARSMGMSYRHAWELVDSINRNAKSPLVITSIGGKGGGGAQVTREGERAIEFFWRLYSKFETFLKEEMKSLDF
- a CDS encoding radical SAM protein, producing MILHPCFNEKVKGQCGRVHLPVAPKCNIKCNYCDRKYDCVNESRPGVTSTVLSPYQAVAYLKKVLEKEPRITVVGIAGPGDPFANPVETMETLRLVKKEFPDIILCLATNGLNIGPYVEELKDIGVTHVTITINAVDPKIGSKIYSWVRDGKVVYRGIKGAELLLRRQKEAIKKLKDCGITVKTNYIVIPGINDHHVADVAREMKGYGVDLFNCMAMFPNPGAPFGTLPQPSKDEMDRVRAIAEEYLPQMRHCTRCRADAVGLLEADRTDEFRGCLSACSKLSIDGSKDRKYVAVATREGILVNQHLGEATSLEIWGKSGDGFKLICKRETPPPGTGIRRWVKLSQLLFDCKYLLVSGIGENPRQILEKSGIRPIEMSGFIEEGLDAIFNDGNINAFKKRKKACCSGGMGRKGCL